One Chanodichthys erythropterus isolate Z2021 chromosome 22, ASM2448905v1, whole genome shotgun sequence DNA window includes the following coding sequences:
- the hnrnph1l gene encoding heterogeneous nuclear ribonucleoprotein H1, like, with protein sequence MADDEGYVVRVRGLPWSCSVEEVSRFFSGCKIANNGTAIHFTYTREGRPSGEAFVELESEEDLKIAVKKDRESMGHRYVEVFKSNNVEMDWVMKHTGPNCPETEGDGLVRLRGLPFGCSKEEIVQFFSGLEIVPNGITLPVDFQGRSTGEAFVQFASQDIAEKALKKHKERIGHRYIEIFKSSRAEVRTHYEPPRKGMGMQRPGPYDRPSGGGRGYNGMSRGGSFDRVRRGGYSGGVSDGRYGDGGNFQSTTGHCVHMRGLPYRATEPDIYNFFSPLNPVRVHIEIGPDGRVTGEADVEFATHEDAVAAMSKDKANMQHRYVELFLNSTAGGSNGGYGGQMMGGMGNQSSYGHGGQQMGGGYTGGYSNQSSMGGYNDYNSQGGMNNSYYGGSRGSVGMNGMGGGWGM encoded by the exons ATGGCTGATGATGAAGGATATGTCGTCCGTGTTCGAGGTTTACCTTGGTCGTGCTCTGTAGAAGAAGTTTCCAGGTTTTTTTCAG GCTGCAAAATTGCCAACAATGGAACAGCCATTCATTTCACATACACAAGAGAAGGACGACCGAGTGGAGAAGCGTTTGTGGAGCTGGAGTCAGAGGAAGACCTGAAAATTGCAGTCAAAAAAGACAGAGAGTCAATGGGGCATAGATATGTGGAAG tgTTCAAATCAAACAACGTGGAAATGGACTGGGTTATGAAACACACTGGTCCGAACTGTCCAGAAACGGAGGGAGATGGTCTGGTCAGATTGCGCGGCCTTCCTTTTGGATGTAGCAAGGAAGAGATTGTGCAGTTTTTCTCAG GGTTGGAAATCGTGCCAAATGGGATAACATTGCCGGTGGACTTCCAGGGGAGGAGTACGGGGGAGGCCTTCGTGCAGTTTGCTTCACAGGATATAGCTGAAAAGGCTCTAAAGAAACACAAGGAAAGAATAGGGCACAG GTATATTGAGATCTTTAAGAGCAGCCGAGCTGAAGTGCGGACACATTATGAGCCCCCGCGTAAAGGCATGGGCATGCAGAGACCTGGGCCTTACGACCGTCCCAGCGGAGGAGGCCGGGGCTACAACGGCATGAGTCGTGGGGGATCTTTTGATCGGGTGCGACGTGGAGGATACAGTGGAG gaGTGTCCGATGGACGTTATGGTGATGGTGGTAATTTTCAGAGTACCACGGGTCATTGTGTTCATATGAGGGGACTCCCTTACCGGGCAACAGAACCTGACATCTACAAT TTTTTCTCTCCTCTGAACCCAGTGCGTGTGCACATTGAGATTGGTCCAGATGGACGGGTAACCGGTGAGGCAGATGTGGAATTTGCGACACACGAAGACGCAGTAGCTGCAATGTCAAAGGACAAAGCAAACATGC AACACCGTTATGTTGAGTTATTTCTAAACTCAACAGCAGGAGGCAGTAATGGGGGCTACGGGGGGCAGATGATGGGCGGAATGG GTAACCAGTCGTCTTATGGGCACGGAGGGCAGCAGATGGGTGGAGGCTACACTGGAGGGTACAGCAACCAGTCCAGCATGGGAGGCTACAATGATTACA ACAGCCAGGGTGGAATGAACAACAGTTATTATGGCGGCAGCCGTGGCTCAGTAGGCATGAATGGCATGGGAGGAGGCTGGGGCATGTAG